Proteins encoded together in one Telopea speciosissima isolate NSW1024214 ecotype Mountain lineage chromosome 4, Tspe_v1, whole genome shotgun sequence window:
- the LOC122657874 gene encoding mitochondrial import inner membrane translocase subunit PAM16 like 2, translating into MAAKILANLIIMGSGILGRAMVQAYRQALQNASKSGVAQEAFQNPMRRVRKIMTEQEAREILGVTENAAWEEILKKYDSLFENNAKNGSFYLQSKVHRAKECLEAAYQSKGPETAG; encoded by the exons GCTGCAAAAATTCTTGCCAACTTGATTATAATGGGCTCTGGGATATTAGGAAGGGCTATGGTCCAAGCATACCGTCAAGCACTTCAAA ATGCCTCTAAATCTGGTGTTGCTCAAGAAGCATTTCAGAATCCCATGCGCAGAGTTAGAAAAATCATGACCGAACAAGAAGCAAGGGAGATTCTTGGTGTCACTGAGAATGCTGCTTGGGAGGAGATCTTGAAG AAGTATGATTCTTTGTTCGAGAATAATGCTAAGAATGGGAGCTTTTATCTTCAGTCAAAGGTACACAGGGCTAAGGAATGTTTAGAAGCTGCATACCAAAGCAAAGGTCCGGAAACAGCAGGTTGA